A single genomic interval of Vibrio gallicus harbors:
- the ispG gene encoding flavodoxin-dependent (E)-4-hydroxy-3-methylbut-2-enyl-diphosphate synthase, giving the protein MHHESPIKRRPSTRIYVGDVPIGDGAPIAVQSMTNTRTTDVAATVAQIQALEKVGADIVRVSVPTMDAAEAFKQIKQQVKIPLIADIHFDYRIALKVAEYGVDCLRINPGNIGNEERIRSVVDCARDKNIPIRIGVNGGSLEKDIQVKYREPTAEALIESAMRHVDILDRLNFDQFKVSVKASDVFLAVESYRLLANKIDQPLHLGITEAGGARAGAVKSSVGLGMLLSEGIGDTLRISLAANPVEEIKVGFDILKSLRIRSRGINFIACPTCSRQEFDVIGTVNALEERLEDITTPMDVSIIGCVVNGPGEAEASHMGVAGGNKKSAFYLDGKRQKERFDNQQMIEQLEAKIRAKASLLDPAQRIDINDIQE; this is encoded by the coding sequence ATGCATCACGAATCTCCTATTAAGCGTCGTCCATCGACGCGTATTTATGTTGGCGATGTACCAATCGGCGATGGTGCGCCAATTGCCGTACAGTCAATGACCAACACCCGCACCACAGACGTGGCAGCGACCGTGGCACAGATCCAGGCCTTAGAGAAGGTTGGAGCGGATATTGTGCGCGTGTCAGTACCGACTATGGATGCGGCTGAAGCCTTTAAGCAGATTAAGCAACAAGTCAAAATCCCGCTGATTGCAGATATTCACTTTGACTATCGTATCGCCTTAAAAGTGGCTGAATACGGTGTAGATTGTCTGCGAATCAATCCGGGGAATATTGGCAACGAAGAGCGTATTCGCTCGGTTGTTGATTGCGCTCGCGATAAGAATATTCCAATTCGCATTGGTGTTAATGGCGGCTCATTAGAGAAAGACATTCAGGTTAAATATCGTGAACCAACCGCAGAGGCGCTGATTGAATCAGCAATGCGTCATGTTGATATCTTAGATCGCCTTAACTTCGATCAATTTAAGGTCAGCGTTAAGGCATCGGATGTCTTTTTAGCTGTTGAGTCTTATCGCTTATTAGCCAATAAAATCGATCAACCTTTACACCTTGGTATTACGGAAGCTGGTGGTGCTAGAGCTGGTGCGGTTAAGTCTTCTGTTGGCTTAGGCATGCTGCTGTCTGAGGGCATTGGTGATACTTTGCGTATTTCTCTTGCTGCTAATCCAGTTGAAGAGATAAAGGTTGGCTTTGATATTTTAAAATCGCTGCGTATTCGTTCGCGTGGTATTAATTTCATCGCTTGTCCTACGTGTTCGCGACAAGAGTTTGATGTTATTGGTACTGTCAATGCGCTAGAAGAGCGCCTTGAGGATATTACAACCCCAATGGATGTCTCTATTATTGGTTGCGTTGTTAATGGACCGGGTGAAGCAGAAGCATCACATATGGGCGTTGCTGGTGGTAATAAAAAGAGTGCTTTTTATCTTGATGGCAAACGCCAGAAAGAGCGCTTTGATAATCAGCAAATGATCGAGCAACTAGAAGCGAAA